From the genome of Anopheles moucheti chromosome 3, idAnoMoucSN_F20_07, whole genome shotgun sequence, one region includes:
- the LOC128303131 gene encoding translation initiation factor eIF-2B subunit epsilon-like — translation MSKVKTIEDMEIVQAIVIADSYNANFEPFTTTNPLALLPIANVPLVEYTLEMLNRNGVEEVIVFCRNHINQVKHYIRQRQADRCTWSINMKVSIIGSELCRSTGEAIRDLDIRNIIRGNVLLLGVNSLTNADLATLLKEHKQLSKQDRGAVMTVVYKEGLQRMRTGNEVMIAVEPTTRRLLYHQRLSRQDRERTFEMPLVLFLANRDMVVRHGLLDPQIAVCSHAALPLFADNFDFLTRDDFVRGVLINEKILNNRIYVAELATEEYAMQVNNWQSFHLVNLDVINRWLYPLVPDWAVSEFRQQYIHFRNNVYRHRNVHLSRSCELDGDLVVGEESEICEGTYMRQSVVGRSCRIGRNCRIVNSFLMEGVIIGDGTVLSHCILERGVTVGEGCTINPGTVLGEGVEIPNRLVVAGLLLQAIKPSDYELATSVQKIADRAYTIPVVEDNESHTDKEDESSHQLTPNQSITISPLPERYLTSVYETSDDEFESGPASSIPEDANIFMSEVAESLNRGLADRTNPKYLILEINSSRYAYNMALCEVNFYVVKAILQIMLEQESVATNTVSTLHRLLGYFGIVFRNYIRDRDAMMDCLKAFEEMCSESETLLTKIPQLVHYLYEQDLIDEEVIIEWYDDVEDETIRTALLKLVEWLKESSDEQDDEDDDDYKDAKIQQRLR, via the exons ATGAGCAAGGTGAAGACGATTGAAGATATGGAAATTGTGCAAGCGATCGTGATAGCCGATTCGTACAATGCGAATTTCGAACCATTTACGACCACAAACCCATTGGCATTGCTTCCAATTGCTAACGTGCCATTGGTCGAGTATACGCTCGAAATGCTTAACCGGAATGGAGTCGAAGAGGTGATTGTGTTCTGCAGGAACCATATCAATCAGGTGAAGCACTACATACGCCAGCGACAGGCGGACAGATGCACCTGGTCCATCAATATGAAGGTGTCAATTATCGGTTCAGAATTGTGTCGCAGTACCGGTGAAGCGATACGCGACCTGGACATCCGGAACATTATCCGCGGCAATGTGTTGCTGCTCGGGGTGAATAGTTTGACAAACGCAGATCTGGCCACACTACTAAAAGAACACAAGCAACTGTCGAAGCAGGACCGGGGTGCGGTCATGACGGTGGTGTATAAGGAGGGCCTGCAAAGGATGCGCACGGGCAACGAAGTTATGATAGCGGTGGAACCGACGACCCGTCGACTACTGTACCACCAGCGTTTGTCACGGCAAGATCGGGAGCGTACGTTCGAAATGCCATTGGTACTGTTTCTCGCAAACCGGGACATGGTCGTGCGCCATGGACTGCTCGATCCACAGATTGCCGTCTGTAGCCATGCAGCGCTGCCATTGTTTGCGGACAACTTTGACTTTCTGACGAGGGACGATTTCGTGCGGGGTGTGCtgataaatgaaaaaattCTTAACAACAGGATCTACGTGGCCGAACTGGCGACGGAAGAGTATGCGATGCAAGTAAACAACTGGCAGAGCTTCCATTTGGTTAACTTGGACGTAATTAATCGATGGCTCTACCCGTTAGTGCCAGATTGGGCAGTTAGTGAGTTCCGGCAGCAGTATATACATTTTCGGAACAATGTCTATCGCCATCGGAACGTGCACTTGAGCAGGTCTTGTGAGTTGGACGGTGATCTGGTAGTGGGAGAGGAGAGTGAAATTTGTGAGGGTACGTACATGCGACAGTCGGTTGTTGGGCGCAGTTGCCGAATCGGACGGAACTGTCGAATCGTGAACAGTTTTCTGATGGAAGGAGTGATCATCGGTGATGGAACCGTTCTTAGTCATTGTATACTGGAGCGGGGCGTAACAGTGGGTGAGGGGTGTACCATAAATCCGGGTACGGTGCTTGGCGAGGGCGTAGAGATACCGAACCGTTTGGTTGTTGCGGGGTTGCTGCTGCAAGCGATCAAACCATCAGATTATGAGTTGGCCACTTCGGTACAGAAGATAGCTGACCGGGCATACACCATACCGGTGGTGGAAGACAACGAAAGTCATACCGACAAGGAGGACGAAAGCTCACACCAGTTGACACCAAATCAATCGATCACGATCTCACCACTCCCGGAGCGCTATCTAACCTCCGTGTACGAAACTTCCGATGACGAGTTCGAGAGTGGACCAGCGTCATCGATCCCGGAAGATGCCAACATTTTCATGTCCGAGGTGGCTGAATCACTTAACCGAGGCCTAGCAGACCGTACCAATCCCAAATATTTGATTCTGGAAATCAACTCCTCCCGGTACGCTTACAATATGGCACTGTGTGAGGTGAACTTCTACGTAGTAAAAGCGATACTACAGATCATGCTTGAGCAAGAGAGTGTCGCGACGAATACCGTCAGCACGTTACACCGACTGCTCGGCTACTTCGGTATCGTCTTTCGGAACTATATCCGCGACCGGGATGCGATGATGGACTGCCTGAAAGCGTTCGAGGAAATGTGTTCCGAGAGTGAAACGTTGCTTACGAAAATTCCCCAGCTGGTTCACTATCTGTACGAACAGGATCTGATCGACGAGGAGGTCATTATCGAGTGGTACGACGACGTGGAGGATGAAACGATCAGAACGGCATTACTGAAGTTGGTAGAATGGTTGAAGGAGTCTAGCGATG AGCAagacgacgaggacgacgacgactaCAAGGACGCCAAAATTCAGCAACGTTTGAGATAA
- the LOC128303418 gene encoding probable protein BRICK1-B produces the protein MDAHREAIQKQIHQDWANREYIEVITASIKRITDFLNSFDMSCRSRLAVLNEKLTTLERRIDYLEACVTKGETLQ, from the exons ATGGACGCACATCGGGAAGCTATTCAGAAACAGATACACCAGGATTGGGCAAATCGAGAATACATCGAAGTGATAACAGCGAGCATCAAGCGAATCACGGATTTTCTCAACTCGTTCG ATATGTCTTGCCGGTCCCGGTTGGCGGTTCTGAACGAGAAACTAACGACGCTAGAACGAAGAATCGATTACCTGGAAGCGTGTGTCACGAAAGGGGAAACATTGCAATAG